In one window of Catalinimonas alkaloidigena DNA:
- a CDS encoding helix-turn-helix domain-containing protein: MSDLTAQATKGDISLILSNMEKLEKELLFLRQALSSKVTVTVEEFATSTGLEVKLVQKYCREGKLKATQVVKGGSWVIAASEIDRLLKEAEANQHTQPKYTTRRNNLLNRAAGRLPKRKKS, translated from the coding sequence ATGAGCGATTTGACCGCCCAAGCGACCAAAGGAGACATCTCGCTGATCCTGAGTAACATGGAAAAACTGGAAAAAGAACTCCTTTTTCTGCGTCAGGCCCTGTCGTCTAAAGTGACAGTGACAGTGGAGGAGTTTGCGACCTCGACCGGCCTGGAGGTGAAGCTGGTGCAGAAGTACTGTCGCGAGGGCAAACTAAAGGCCACGCAGGTGGTCAAAGGCGGCTCGTGGGTAATTGCCGCCTCGGAAATCGACCGCTTGCTGAAGGAAGCCGAGGCCAACCAGCACACGCAGCCGAAGTACACCACGCGCCGAAACAACCTGTTGAACCGCGCCGCCGGGCGGCTCCCCAAACGCAAGAAGTCATGA
- a CDS encoding helix-turn-helix domain-containing protein: MATTISKAAKIRNRIQEVIESKAKPPFVYRPTHAWFEKIGVGKQKFGRMLRNEEQPDLVQLELIARELGCSIDDLIVKPKRSSDSQPELFQ; the protein is encoded by the coding sequence ATGGCAACTACAATATCCAAAGCGGCGAAAATCCGAAACCGGATTCAGGAGGTCATAGAGTCTAAAGCAAAACCACCTTTTGTGTACCGTCCTACCCATGCTTGGTTTGAAAAAATTGGCGTGGGAAAGCAGAAATTCGGCAGAATGCTCAGAAATGAAGAACAACCCGATTTAGTCCAACTAGAGTTAATTGCCCGCGAACTGGGATGTTCAATTGACGACCTAATCGTGAAGCCTAAGCGCTCTTCTGATTCACAACCCGAACTTTTTCAATAA
- a CDS encoding helix-turn-helix domain-containing protein has translation MPDFQSEKFSDLVTEIMKQRRVSEGKLASDAGMTSVGFKKMLKNGTVRVSTLFKISDSLNVPIETLLGNQSGYYQHADRGGVNLANSTSRDVTTISGEEAIRNANELDVCRERVKGLEREVALLKELNEVLKKR, from the coding sequence ATGCCTGATTTTCAAAGCGAAAAGTTTTCAGATTTAGTTACTGAAATAATGAAACAGCGCCGTGTGTCAGAAGGAAAACTCGCTTCTGATGCTGGGATGACTAGCGTGGGCTTCAAGAAAATGCTGAAAAATGGGACTGTTCGTGTCTCCACACTTTTCAAGATCTCTGATTCATTAAATGTGCCTATCGAGACTCTTCTAGGTAACCAATCAGGCTATTACCAGCATGCTGATCGCGGTGGTGTCAACTTGGCGAATTCCACGAGCCGGGATGTGACGACCATCAGTGGGGAAGAGGCTATCCGCAATGCTAACGAGCTAGACGTGTGTCGGGAGCGGGTCAAAGGGCTGGAGCGGGAGGTAGCATTGCTGAAGGAGTTGAACGAAGTATTGAAGAAACGGTGA